In the Thermodesulfovibrionales bacterium genome, one interval contains:
- the panB gene encoding 3-methyl-2-oxobutanoate hydroxymethyltransferase gives MGKITVNDFLRKKSEHRKITMITAYDYPFALVADEAGIDAILVGDSLAMVVQGLDNTLPVTMDEMIYHARMVSRAARNAMVIGDMPFMSYQASVEEAVRNAGRFLKEAGASAVKIEGGAEVEKQIAAITGADIPVVAHIGLTPQSIHRMGGYKVQGKTEDSARRLAEEAQIIEAAGAFAIILEAVPMDLAQKITEKLSVPTIGIGAGPRCDGQVLVMHDVLGLFERFVPKFVKRYANLKDDALRAVLAYKDEVEKGVFPSSEQSFS, from the coding sequence GCAAGATAACAGTGAACGATTTTCTCAGGAAAAAGTCGGAACATCGGAAGATAACCATGATCACGGCCTATGACTATCCCTTCGCCCTCGTTGCCGACGAGGCAGGGATTGATGCGATCCTTGTGGGGGATTCCCTGGCCATGGTCGTCCAGGGGCTTGATAATACCCTTCCGGTAACGATGGATGAGATGATCTACCATGCCAGAATGGTATCGCGGGCTGCCAGGAATGCCATGGTCATAGGGGATATGCCCTTTATGTCCTATCAAGCGTCTGTCGAAGAAGCAGTCAGGAATGCAGGGAGATTTCTGAAGGAAGCCGGCGCTTCTGCGGTGAAGATAGAGGGTGGGGCCGAGGTCGAAAAGCAGATCGCCGCCATAACAGGCGCAGACATTCCGGTGGTGGCCCATATCGGTCTTACCCCACAGTCAATCCACCGGATGGGTGGGTACAAGGTTCAGGGGAAGACAGAGGATTCTGCGCGGAGGTTGGCAGAGGAGGCGCAAATCATCGAGGCTGCCGGCGCCTTCGCGATCATCCTCGAGGCCGTCCCCATGGACCTCGCGCAGAAGATCACCGAGAAGCTTTCGGTGCCGACGATCGGCATAGGTGCGGGACCCCGATGCGACGGACAGGTTCTCGTAATGCATGATGTCCTGGGACTCTTCGAGAGATTCGTCCCGAAGTTTGTGAAGAGATACGCGAATTTAAAGGACGATGCGTTGAGGGCGGTTCTTGCCTATAAGGACGAAGTGGAAAAAGGGGTCTTTCCGTCATCTGAACAGAGCTTTTCATAG
- a CDS encoding PAS domain-containing protein: protein MKDTKNDRKTSPWVFANPSHLLVLIVVSIFLAEALVSLVLIIVPPSSKGMLIFLDAGLLTVILFPVVYYLVYKPVSLQIEQLRRSDEALLSSEERYRSIVESTDDSIYLVDKQYRYLYMNRKHMRRMGFSEGEYVGRCFSEFHSDGETRDFIEKVDMVFEKNMPEQHGHHSERDDRYFLRTFSPLHGPDGEVVAVSVVSKKITRI from the coding sequence CCATGGGTTTTCGCTAATCCCTCTCATCTTCTCGTTCTTATCGTTGTCTCAATATTCTTGGCAGAAGCCCTGGTATCGCTCGTCTTGATCATTGTTCCTCCTTCGTCAAAGGGGATGCTCATTTTTTTGGACGCCGGGTTGCTCACCGTCATACTGTTCCCCGTGGTCTATTATCTCGTGTACAAGCCCGTTAGCTTGCAAATCGAACAACTCAGGCGATCCGATGAGGCGCTGCTTTCCAGTGAGGAGCGATACCGCTCTATCGTCGAAAGTACGGATGATTCAATATATCTCGTGGATAAACAATACCGCTATCTCTATATGAACAGGAAGCATATGAGAAGAATGGGATTTTCTGAAGGCGAATATGTGGGCCGCTGTTTCAGTGAGTTTCATTCCGACGGAGAAACAAGGGACTTTATCGAGAAGGTCGATATGGTCTTCGAAAAAAATATGCCTGAACAGCACGGACACCACAGCGAAAGAGACGACAGATATTTCTTGCGGACCTTCAGTCCCCTTCACGGGCCCGATGGAGAGGTAGTGGCAGTCAGTGTGGTCTCGAAGAAGATAACGCGGATTTAA